The window GCGGGTGAAGGAGCGCAGGCTCATCCGGGCGTGTTCGGCCAGGCGGTTCAGGGAGAGGGGTTCGCCGAGGTGTTCCAGGGCCCAGGCGCGGGTGGCGGTAGTGGTGGCGACGGTGGGTTCGGGCACCGGGCGGTCGATGTACTGGGCCTGGCCGCCGTCCCGCCAGGGCGGGACGACGCACATGCGGGCGGCGCGGTTGGCGGCGGCGGCGCCGTGGTCGCGGCGGATCATGTGCAGGCACAGGTCGACGCCGGCGGCGACGCCCGCGGAGGTCAGGACGTCGCCGTCGTCGACGAAGAGGACCTCCTCGTCGACCTTGACGCGGGGGTAGGCGCGGCGGAACTCGGGGGCGAGGTGCCAGTGGGTGGTGGCGGGCCGGCCGTCGAGGAGGCCCGCGGCGGCCAGGACGTAGGAGCCGGTGCAGATGGACACCAGGCGGGTGCCGGGCCGGATGCCGGCGATGGCCGCGGTGACCTCGGGCGGCAGCGGGCCGCCGCGGCCCAGCTCGGGCATGGCGTGCGTGGGCGGGACGATCACGGTGTCCGCGGCGGCCAGGGCCTCGGGACCGGCCGCGGGCTGCACGGTGAACCCGGCGTCGCTGAGGACCGGGGCGCCGTCGGCGGTGCAGACGGTTACCTCGTACAGCGGGCGTGAGCCGGCGTCCAGGACGCTGCCGAAGACGCGGGAGGGGATGCCGAGTTCGAAGGGCGGGACGCCGGGCAGGGCGAGGACGGCGATGCGGTGCCGCCCGGCCGCGTCGGCGCTCGGGTCGGGGCGAGGGTCGGTGCACGGCCACTGCATCTCGCTCATGGCCAGATCCTGTCACATAGTGGCCAGACGGCCAACACCATGGTGGGGGCGGGTGCCGGATCGTGGACTGCGTCGCGCCGGGAAGGGCCCGGGCGGCCGGTATCCGATCAAGACGGAAAAGAGTGAGGCGGACAGCATGCGTGCGGTGGTCCTGGAGCAGTGGGGCGGACCGGAGGTGCTCGTGGAGCGTGAGGTCGCCCGGCCCGAGCCGGGACTGAACGAGGTCCTGGTGCGGGTCCACGCGGCCGGTGTGAACCCGGTGGACTTCAAGACCCGGGCCAGCGGGGCCCTGATCGAGTGGGGCGAGGTCCCGGCGGTCGGCTGGGACGTCTCCGGCACCGTGGAGGCCGTCGGACCGGGCGTGGGGATGTTCCGCCCCGGGGACGAGGTGTACGGCATGCCGCTGTTCCCGCGGCAGGCCGGCGCCTACGCCGAGTACGTCGTCGCCCCGGCCCGCCACCTCGCGCCCAAGCCGGCGAACCTCACCCACGTGCAGGCGGCGGCGCTGCCGCTGGCCGCGCTGACCGCCTGGCAGGCCCTGGTGGACACCGCCGGGGTGCGCGCCGGTGAGCGGGTGCTGGTGCACGCGGCGGCCGGCGGGGTCGGCCACCTGGCCGTGCAGATCGCCAAGGCCCGCGGCGCGTACGTCATCGGCACGGCCAGCGTCGGCAAGCACGACCTGCTGCGGCAGCTGGGCGCGGACGAGGTGATCGACTACCGCACGGTCCGCTTCGAGGACGCCGTCGGGGACGTGGACGTGGTGCTGGACGGGCTCGGCGGCCAGAACGCCGAGCGGTCCCTGACGGTGCTGCGCCCGGGCGGCCGGCTGATCACCCTGCCCGGCCCCGACGACGTCCCCGCCGACGTCCCCGGCCACGTGCGGGCGGTGTGGATGCTGGTCGAGCCCGACCACCTGGGTCTGCGCGAGATCGCCGCCCTGGCCGAGCGGGGCGCGCTCACGCCCGTGGTCGAGACCGTCGTCCCGCTGGCCGAGGCCGCGAAGGCGCACGAGATCGGCGAGCAGGGCCGCACCACCGGGAAGATCGTCCTGAGCGTCGCCTGACGCCGGCCGCCCCGGCCGGGTCGGCTGCGGGCAGGTGGAGCGGGACTGGAGCCCCGGGGCCGACCGGTCCCGGGGCTCCGGGCGCGGCCGAACGGGACGGGGCGGACCTGCGGGCACGGCCGGACAGGACGGAACTGCGGCTCGGGGCTTCGGATTGCGCCCTGTCCGACGGTGGCGTTCGCGGAGGCGAGGCCGGAATCGACGGCGGCGGCGAACTTCTCGTTCTGCACCATGATCAGCAACTCGGCCTTCGTGGACGCGTACAGGTAGAGCGT of the Streptomyces sp. T12 genome contains:
- a CDS encoding GlxA family transcriptional regulator produces the protein MSEMQWPCTDPRPDPSADAAGRHRIAVLALPGVPPFELGIPSRVFGSVLDAGSRPLYEVTVCTADGAPVLSDAGFTVQPAAGPEALAAADTVIVPPTHAMPELGRGGPLPPEVTAAIAGIRPGTRLVSICTGSYVLAAAGLLDGRPATTHWHLAPEFRRAYPRVKVDEEVLFVDDGDVLTSAGVAAGVDLCLHMIRRDHGAAAANRAARMCVVPPWRDGGQAQYIDRPVPEPTVATTTATRAWALEHLGEPLSLNRLAEHARMSLRSFTRRFRDEVGMTPVQWLTAQRLELAKQLLETTDLSIDLVAHRCGFGSANSLRAHMRTAFGVSPASYRRTFHTDDLVEAGV
- a CDS encoding NADP-dependent oxidoreductase translates to MRAVVLEQWGGPEVLVEREVARPEPGLNEVLVRVHAAGVNPVDFKTRASGALIEWGEVPAVGWDVSGTVEAVGPGVGMFRPGDEVYGMPLFPRQAGAYAEYVVAPARHLAPKPANLTHVQAAALPLAALTAWQALVDTAGVRAGERVLVHAAAGGVGHLAVQIAKARGAYVIGTASVGKHDLLRQLGADEVIDYRTVRFEDAVGDVDVVLDGLGGQNAERSLTVLRPGGRLITLPGPDDVPADVPGHVRAVWMLVEPDHLGLREIAALAERGALTPVVETVVPLAEAAKAHEIGEQGRTTGKIVLSVA